ACTTTGCATAGCTTTTCTAGCTACCTCAGATTTATAAGTATCCACTGAAATAAGTGCATTTGTTTTAATTTTTAATGCTTCTATCACTGGAATCAGTCTTTTAATTTCAGTATCTGCATCAACTTCAATAAACCCTGGTCTTGTAGACTCTGCTCCTATATCAATAATATCTGCACCTTGCTCTACCATTTCTAAAGCATGCTTAATAGCGTTATCTACATTTGTAAATTCTCCTCCATCAGAAAAGCTGTCAGGAGTGACATTTAATATACCCATGATATAAGTTTTCTTTCCAAATTCCATCATCGTATATTCTCCTTGCTATTTTATATTTATAAGCGACATAGCCTCTGCTCTTGCTGCTACATCTTTTTCAAATATTCCTCTAACTGCTGATGTTATTGTTTTTGAACCAGGTTTTTTAATCCCTCTCATTGTCATGCACATATGCTCAGCTTCTAGAATAACTACTACTCCATATGGATCAAGAACCTCTACTATTGAATCTGCTATCGTTTTTGCAATTCTTTCTTGAAGCTGAGGTCTTCTTGCAGCAGTCTCAACTACTCTAGCAAGCTTGGATAACCCTGTTAGCTTTCCACCTCTAGGTATATATGCCACGTGTGCTTTTCCAAAAAACGGTACTAGGTGATGCTCGCATACTGAGTAAAAAGATATATCCTTAACTATAACCATTTCTTCATGATTTTCTTCTTGGAAAAATATTTGAAGGTGCTCTCTAGGATCCTGATGAAGACCTGCAAATATTTCCTCAAACATATTTGCAATTCTCTTTGGAGTATCAACTAGCCCCTCTCTATCTGGGTCTTCTCCAATAGCCTCTAAAATATCTCTCACTGCTTTTTTTATCTTATCCTTATCCATTTTTTCAACAGCTTTAATTTCATTTGACATTTTATACTCCTCCTTAGAGTTACAAATAAATTTTACTTTTTAAGAAATAGAAATTACTTTTTTTAAATTCTCAAAATCCTCTTCGTCTCCATATATTAAAGTGGATTCCGTTATAGCTTTTACTAAAAACTTAATATTCTCATGAATCATTTTATCTGCTAGTTCAAGCGAGAATATGTTAATATCCCAGTCATATCCAAGATGTCTAACTAAGCTTCTATTTTGCTCTTTAGTATCATCATCAAATACAAATACATCTACATCTCTTTGCTTGCTATATCCTAGACTTTTAGATGACCCTGTTATAAATATGTATTTGATATCCTTATCTGATAAATAATGTGCCCTCACAAACTCTATTACATCATCGTGAGATAATTCATATCTGCTATGTACTTCTAGCAAGTCATTTACAGTTATTGCCAAGTCAGTATTAACGCTATAGCTTATATTTCCTATTGATTTAACTGGCATCATATTCATAGCGCTATTGCAAATAAACGCTTCGTCAAATGCTTCTAGTTCATCTACACTTACCATCTCTTCACTTAGCTTGTAACCGAGCTCAAAGCTAAGGATTCCTCGTATATTTTTTAGGGCTATTCCACTTAACATGAAAGCATTTTCATCATTGATAAAAAATGTATCTTTTTTTCTAAAAATTATATTAGCTATACTTGTTTCTAGAATATTGGATTTATAATCTAAAAAAACAACATCGTCAAAGCCCGAATTCTTTGCATTTTCTCTAGCGATGTGATTTTCTATATACGAGGTAGTTTTGAACCTGAGCATAGGATTTTCCCCTCTTTTATAGGGATATATCTCCAAGCTAAATCCATTTTTATAGTTATCAAGGGTGTAGGTCAGCTCTCTAGATTCTATGCTGTATCCACTGTCACATAAGGTTAATCTTATAATCTGATTTTCTTTTAAATCTGAGCAGGTTTGCTTTAAATCATGTACTGCCTGCTTAGCAAAGCTTTTTCCTATGTCAAGCTTTTCACTAGTAGCTAAGAGTCTCGAAATATGGTCTTCTAAAAAGTATACTTGCTTGTTTTTAATAAGAAGAGTTTCAAATATACCAAGTCCAAACTTTAAAGCTTTATCATCCCAGTTTAAAACCCCTCTACTTAGAAGTATCATCTTGAATATATCCTCTTAAAGTTTTCATGATAGATTTAGCTTTGTGAAGAGTCTCCATGTACTCATCCTCTGGATTTGAATCCCAAGTAATTCCACCGCCTACTTGAAAAGTAATTCTATCATCCTTTTTTACTATAGTTCTTATAGCTATATTTAAGTCAGCTAAACCATCAAATCCTATATATCCAATCGAGCCAGTATATACATTTCTTCTAGTCGGCTCAAGCTCTTCTATGACCTCCATAGCTCTAATTTTTGGAGCCCCAGTTATAGAACCTCCTGGAAATGTTGCTTTGATAACCTCATAGATATCTTTGTCCTTGTCTATTTCTGATTCTATCGTAGCGACTAAATGGTATACATTAGCATAGGCCTCTATTTTAAATAGCTCTGGAACCTTAACGCTTCCTATCTCTGATACTCTTCCTAAATCATTTCTCTCAAGGTCTACTATCATAAGTAGTTCAGCCTTGTCCTTTTCACTATTTGAAAGTTCAGTTTTGAAAAATTCATCCTGCTCAGGGTTGTCTCCTCTTGGCCTAGTTCCTTTAATAGGTCTAGTTTGGATTTTTCTATTTTCTACCTTAATAAACCTTTCAGGAGAATTCGAAATAACCTGCACATCTTCAAAATTCAGAAGTCCACCAAAAATAGTAGGTCCAACTTCTCTCAGCTCCGAATATATATCAAAAGCGCTTCTCTTTGTTTTACCTTCAAATCTTTGAGTTAAATTTGCTTGATATATGTCTCCGCTTCTAATATATTGTCTTACCTTTTCTATGCTGTCTATATACTCCTGCTTAGTAAAATTTGATTTTAGCTGAACTTCTTCGTCTACTGAGCTTAGTTTTTCAGCAGGTGTATGATTTAGAATCAACTCTTCTTTTTGTATGATAAGCTTTTCTTCCCTATCCTTATCCAAATCTGCAGAGACTAAATACAGCTTTCTTTCTTTATGGTCAACTACATAGGCCCAGTCGTACAAGCCAAAATATAAATCCGGAACTTCCATATCAACTATAGTTTTATTTTCTATTTTTTCAATATATCTGCCTAAGTCATACGAAAGATAACCAACTGCACCTCCATTAAAAGGAAGTAAAGATTTCGTATCATTATTACTTGCAAAAGAATATTTATTCATTATAGTTCTAAATTTATCTATACACTCAGGATCATTTGAGTACTTTACTACCTCAAATGGATTTGATGCTATTATGCTATATCTGCCATATTCATCGTGGTAAAGACTACTTTCAAGTATAAAGCTATGAGGTTCATCTTTTATTAGTTCAAAAATTTCAATAGGTTCAATGTATTTTTTTATCTCTTTTATCATTATTTGCACCCTCTTGCATTTTCTATGAAATTTCTAAATAAATCATGCCCGTGCTCTGTAAGTATAGCTTCAGGATGAAATTGAACACCTTCGATAGGATATCGCTTATGTCTTACCCCCATAATCTCTCCATCTATAGTCTGCGCTGATATTTCCAATTCACTTGGAAAATTTTGCTCATTTATTACTAGAGAGTGATATCTAGTAACTCCAAGGGGATTAGGTAAATTTTTAAACATTCCTTTTTCATCGTGCTTTATTCTATGTACATGACCGTGAATAGGTCTTTTAGCTTTTATTATTTCTCCTTTAAAAGCTTCTCCAATTGCTTGATGCCCTAAGCAAACTCCTAGAATAGGTAGCTTGTCTTTGAAATAATCAATTGCTTCTAAAGAAATCCCTGCTTCTTTAGGAGAGCATGGTCCTGGTGATATTAGTAAAATTTCAGGATTTTTTGCTAGTATTTGTTTGACTGAAATGCTGTCATTTCTAACTACTTCTACATCTTCACCTAACTCTCTTAGGTACTGATAGATGTTATAACAAAAAGAATCAAAATTATCAATCATCAAGATCAAGTTAATTCCCTCCCAAATTGTGTACGCAAAAAATCACCTTCCCCACAGAAAAGGTGATTAGTCTTCGCTGTGCAGCGGATGCAATTTACAGTCGCGGTACTACCTTCGTTTAAAGGCGACTTCCCAGCCTTTAACACTTAACGCTGCAAATTTACTCTGCGTAAAGCTTTATGTATATATATTCATAATTATAACCTTAGTGTTAATTTCTTGTCAACCAAAAAACGTTCATTTACATTTTAATTATTCCATCGCTATAAGCTCTACTCTAACAACTCCGCTTATTCTTTTTAAAATAGTTAAAAATGCATCCATTTCAAGCTCCATACTGGACATATCAAATGTGATTGATAAATTAGCTATTTTATTTATAGGGATGTCTTGACTTATTGTCAAAACATTGGCTTTATTTTCTGCTAATATTCTTAATATCGAGGACAGTACCCCAGGCTCATGGTTTAATAAAAATGACACAGTAGCCTTATTTCCTATCATACCTTCAGATACATTAAATACATGGTCTTTATATTTATAAAAGGTACTTCTACTAATACCTAGTTTTTTTACTGCATCTGTTATTCCTTTTGCTTTGCCTGTTCTGAGCATCTCCTTAGCCTCAACTACCTTTTCATACACTGAAGGTAGAATTGTGCTATCTATAATGAGAAATTTCTTCATTGTCTTGCCCCCTAATTACAGCTTTAGTTTGATTTTATATCTAAATTATAATTCCTTGACATTTTAGACCATGCATAAAAAAATATAACTCAAAATTAGTATACATCTTAAAAATTATAGCATACCTTTATTCAAGATGTAAAGCATGCATATTTATCTGAAATTAAGCATTTGTAATGTTTTAACGAATTATGAAATTTAATATTTATAAATTTCATTATTTCTAATAAATTATTATCATTAATTTAAAATTAAAAAGCCAGTTTAGATGAAGAACTTCGTCTATTCCAGCTTTTTAACTATAAAAATTCATATTATATTTTAATCTTTTATTGAGATACTATTTAACTACCTCAAGAGTTTTATCTACTACATTGTCAACACTAAAACCAAAATGCTCCATTAATTTTTCTATTGGAGCAGAAGCACCAAAGGTATCTATTCCTATTGCAGTTCCTTTATTTCCTAGGTATCTATACCACGGCATAGTAACTCCAGCTTCTACAGATACTCTAGCTTCTACATTGCTAGGAAGTACCTCTTCTTTATATTCTTTAGATTGCATTTCAAACACATTCATATTTGGCATTGATACTATTCTTACATCCAGACCTTTTTCTTTTAATACTTTTTTAGCTTCTACTAGTAATGAAACCTCAGAGCCCGAGCCCATAAGAATTGCATCTGGAGTAGCTTTTTCTTCTTTAGATAGGATGTATCCACCCTTCTTAACATTTTCATTCACTCCATCTAGCTTTGGAAGGTTTTGTCTTGTTAGAACCATAACGCTTGGACCATCAGTTTTTTCAAATGCCGCAACATAAGAATAGCCTGTCTCCATATAGTCTGCAGGTCTCCACACGCTAAGTCCTGGCATCATTCTTAAGCTTGAAACGTGCTCTATAGGCTGATGAGTCGGTCCATCTTCTCCTACTCCTATTGAATCATGAGTGAAAATAAACATAGCCGGTATATTCATAAGAGAAGCCAGTCTAATAGGCGTTCTCATATAATCAGAGAAAACAAGGAAAGTAGAACCATAAGCTCTTAGTCCTCCGTGAAGTACTATACCGTTAACTATAGCTCCCATGGCATGTTCTCTGATACCAAAGAATATATTTGCTCCCATATCATCTACTAAAAAATCACCTTTTTCTTTAAGATAAGTCTTTGTAGATTCATTTAGGTCAGCTGATCCTCCAACTATATTTGGAACATATTTTGCGATTTTATTTAATATATCTCCACCTGAAGCTCTAGTAGCCATACTGTCACTAGAAGTTTCAAATATAGATTTATCTTCATACAATTCCTTAGAAATCTCATTGCTGTGATATTTTTTCCACTCTCTATAAAGCTCTGGATTTTCCTTAGCATAATCCACAAGCTTTGACTGCCATTCTTTAAAAGTTTTTTCTTTTTTCTTGCTAAGTCTCATAAAGTGGTCTTTTACATCTTCAGGGATTTCAAATTCGCTATAATCACTCCATCCAAGAGCCTCTCTTGTTAGCATAGCTTCATCCTTGCCAAGTGGAGAGCCATGAACTTTAGAAGTACCTGCTTTATTAGGACTTCCAAAGCCTATTATGGTCTTAACCATAATAAGTGTAGGCTTGCCTTTTGACTTATGAGCTTTTATTATAGCTTTTCTTATAAGACCAGCATCATTACCGTCTTTAACTACGATAACATTCCAGTGCATTGCCTCAAATCTCTTTTTTACATCTTCGCTAAAAGAAATATCAGTACTTCCATCTATAGTAATTTTATTATCATCATAAAGAGCAACTAGCTTATCTAGCTTAAGCGTTCCTGCAAGTGAAGCTGCTTCATATGTGATTCCTTCCATCATATCGCCGTCTCCAGCAAGTACATAGGTATAGTGATCTACTATATCAAATTTAGATGTATTAAACTTTCCAGCTAAATGTCTTTCCGCTATAGCCATACCCACTGCATTTGCAAAGCCTTGTCCTAGCGGTCCTGTAGTAGTTTCCACTCCTACGGTATGACCATATTCTGGATGACCTGGAGTCTTGCTGTCAAATTGTCTAAAGTTTTTAAGCTCATCTAAAGGCAATCCATAGTTAAATAGATGAAGTAGTGAATAAAGAAGCATTGAGCCGTGCCCAGCCGATAGTACGAATCTATCTCTATTTTCCCATGTAGGATTCTGAGGAGAAATTCTTAAAAATTTGCTCCATAATGTATATGCCATTGGTGCTGCACCCATTGGTAGTCCAGGGTG
The sequence above is a segment of the Acetoanaerobium noterae genome. Coding sequences within it:
- a CDS encoding aminotransferase class IV, with the translated sequence MILLSRGVLNWDDKALKFGLGIFETLLIKNKQVYFLEDHISRLLATSEKLDIGKSFAKQAVHDLKQTCSDLKENQIIRLTLCDSGYSIESRELTYTLDNYKNGFSLEIYPYKRGENPMLRFKTTSYIENHIARENAKNSGFDDVVFLDYKSNILETSIANIIFRKKDTFFINDENAFMLSGIALKNIRGILSFELGYKLSEEMVSVDELEAFDEAFICNSAMNMMPVKSIGNISYSVNTDLAITVNDLLEVHSRYELSHDDVIEFVRAHYLSDKDIKYIFITGSSKSLGYSKQRDVDVFVFDDDTKEQNRSLVRHLGYDWDINIFSLELADKMIHENIKFLVKAITESTLIYGDEEDFENLKKVISIS
- a CDS encoding anthranilate synthase component II; this encodes MIDNFDSFCYNIYQYLRELGEDVEVVRNDSISVKQILAKNPEILLISPGPCSPKEAGISLEAIDYFKDKLPILGVCLGHQAIGEAFKGEIIKAKRPIHGHVHRIKHDEKGMFKNLPNPLGVTRYHSLVINEQNFPSELEISAQTIDGEIMGVRHKRYPIEGVQFHPEAILTEHGHDLFRNFIENARGCK
- the folE gene encoding GTP cyclohydrolase I FolE — encoded protein: MSNEIKAVEKMDKDKIKKAVRDILEAIGEDPDREGLVDTPKRIANMFEEIFAGLHQDPREHLQIFFQEENHEEMVIVKDISFYSVCEHHLVPFFGKAHVAYIPRGGKLTGLSKLARVVETAARRPQLQERIAKTIADSIVEVLDPYGVVVILEAEHMCMTMRGIKKPGSKTITSAVRGIFEKDVAARAEAMSLINIK
- a CDS encoding ACT domain-containing protein, whose protein sequence is MKKFLIIDSTILPSVYEKVVEAKEMLRTGKAKGITDAVKKLGISRSTFYKYKDHVFNVSEGMIGNKATVSFLLNHEPGVLSSILRILAENKANVLTISQDIPINKIANLSITFDMSSMELEMDAFLTILKRISGVVRVELIAME
- the tkt gene encoding transketolase, which translates into the protein MKKIDERAINSIRFLSIDSINKANSGHPGLPMGAAPMAYTLWSKFLRISPQNPTWENRDRFVLSAGHGSMLLYSLLHLFNYGLPLDELKNFRQFDSKTPGHPEYGHTVGVETTTGPLGQGFANAVGMAIAERHLAGKFNTSKFDIVDHYTYVLAGDGDMMEGITYEAASLAGTLKLDKLVALYDDNKITIDGSTDISFSEDVKKRFEAMHWNVIVVKDGNDAGLIRKAIIKAHKSKGKPTLIMVKTIIGFGSPNKAGTSKVHGSPLGKDEAMLTREALGWSDYSEFEIPEDVKDHFMRLSKKKEKTFKEWQSKLVDYAKENPELYREWKKYHSNEISKELYEDKSIFETSSDSMATRASGGDILNKIAKYVPNIVGGSADLNESTKTYLKEKGDFLVDDMGANIFFGIREHAMGAIVNGIVLHGGLRAYGSTFLVFSDYMRTPIRLASLMNIPAMFIFTHDSIGVGEDGPTHQPIEHVSSLRMMPGLSVWRPADYMETGYSYVAAFEKTDGPSVMVLTRQNLPKLDGVNENVKKGGYILSKEEKATPDAILMGSGSEVSLLVEAKKVLKEKGLDVRIVSMPNMNVFEMQSKEYKEEVLPSNVEARVSVEAGVTMPWYRYLGNKGTAIGIDTFGASAPIEKLMEHFGFSVDNVVDKTLEVVK
- the pabB gene encoding aminodeoxychorismate synthase component I; protein product: MIKEIKKYIEPIEIFELIKDEPHSFILESSLYHDEYGRYSIIASNPFEVVKYSNDPECIDKFRTIMNKYSFASNNDTKSLLPFNGGAVGYLSYDLGRYIEKIENKTIVDMEVPDLYFGLYDWAYVVDHKERKLYLVSADLDKDREEKLIIQKEELILNHTPAEKLSSVDEEVQLKSNFTKQEYIDSIEKVRQYIRSGDIYQANLTQRFEGKTKRSAFDIYSELREVGPTIFGGLLNFEDVQVISNSPERFIKVENRKIQTRPIKGTRPRGDNPEQDEFFKTELSNSEKDKAELLMIVDLERNDLGRVSEIGSVKVPELFKIEAYANVYHLVATIESEIDKDKDIYEVIKATFPGGSITGAPKIRAMEVIEELEPTRRNVYTGSIGYIGFDGLADLNIAIRTIVKKDDRITFQVGGGITWDSNPEDEYMETLHKAKSIMKTLRGYIQDDTSK